In the genome of Pelobacter seleniigenes DSM 18267, one region contains:
- a CDS encoding DsrE family protein codes for MQKTALFVFNGDPMCFIHVLLNALDLKEQGAEVKIVIEGAAVKLLPELDKPANPLNGLWQKTLATGLVDGVCRACAGKLGTLEAAKERNLPLLGAMSGHPAMSAYLKSGYEIITF; via the coding sequence ATGCAAAAGACAGCCCTGTTTGTCTTCAATGGAGACCCCATGTGTTTCATTCATGTCCTGTTAAATGCTTTGGATCTGAAAGAGCAGGGAGCGGAGGTCAAGATCGTCATTGAAGGCGCAGCGGTCAAACTGCTTCCGGAACTGGACAAGCCGGCCAACCCGTTGAACGGCCTGTGGCAGAAAACCCTTGCCACAGGGCTGGTGGACGGTGTCTGTCGGGCCTGTGCTGGAAAACTGGGCACCCTGGAGGCGGCAAAAGAACGGAACCTACCGCTGCTGGGTGCCATGTCCGGTCATCCGGCGATGTCAGCATACCTGAAAAGTGGCTATGAAATTATCACGTTTTAG